Proteins encoded together in one Mobula birostris isolate sMobBir1 chromosome 7, sMobBir1.hap1, whole genome shotgun sequence window:
- the lsm11 gene encoding U7 snRNA-associated Sm-like protein LSm11 → MAETRRRPGSAAGSESEPDEDVDGGQLDVSSPHFDPYLALYSPRPPPLPFPSVRTFNNVAEYESFLQRRPRGRIPGPARTRGGRRAARAASDPDRIERLKKLMVAQPSSEEKPRCCRRDRAPKNVITRMALHEGSPLGELYRCVQDRIKISVHIRTFKGLRGVCSGFLVAFDKFWNMALVDVDETFRKPILGKAFYSEPVLTVGRLFDRLRLQESKGEEPISKATEQTGSFPKRTVDGEDGLDNSKSLSCSVTAEPVQQTLDTINLSLQGKAAGCDQLERSCKQMGLGTRSRAGEKQKRKAKGKVDYQQVSQRHLKQLFIRGENILLISIRQ, encoded by the exons ATGGCGGAGACCCGGAGGAGGCCGGGGTCGGCGGCTGGAAGTGAGAGCGAGCCGGACGAGGATGTGGACGGAGGGCAGCTTGACGTTAGCTCACCGCACTTCGACCCGTACCTGGCGTTGTACAGCCCGCGGCCGCCGCCACTGCCCTTCCCCTCCGTGCGCACTTTTAACAACGTAGCCGAGTACGAGTCGTTCCTGCAGCGGCGGCCCCGCGGCCGCATCCCGGGCCCAGCCAGGACCCGCGGCGGGCGCCGCGCAGCGCGGGCTGCCTCCGACCCCGACAGGATCGAGCGGCTCAAGAAGCTGATGGTGGCTCAGCCGAGCAGCGAGGAGAAGCCGCGATGCTGCCGGAGGGACCGCGCCCCCAAGAACGTGATAACCAGGATGGCCC TTCATGAAGGAAGTCCGCTGGGTGAACTCTATCGGTGTGTCCAGGACAGAATAAAGATTAGCGTTCACATCAGGACTTTCAAAGGACTACGGGGTGTTTGCTCAGGATTCTTGGTGGCATTTGATAAATTCTGGAATATG GCACTTGTTGATGTAGATGAGACCTTTAGGAAACCCATTCTTGGGAAAGCTTTTTACAGTGAACCAGTGCTCACGGTTGGCAGG CTTTTTGATCGGCTAAGGCTTCAAGAATCCAAAGGTGAGGAACCCATTTCCAAGGCTACAGAACAAACTGGCTCTTTCCCAAAGAGGACTGTGGATGGAGAAGATGGACTAGATAACAGCAAAAGTCTGAGCTGTAGTGTTACAGCAGAGCCTGTGCAGCAAACTTTGGACACTATAAACCTGTCTCTGCAAGGCAAAGCTGCAGGTTGTGATCAGTTGGAGAGGAGTTGCAAACAGATGGGCCTGGGGACCAGGTCTCGTGCAGGTGAGAAACAGAAAAGGAAAGCAAAAGGCAAGGTGGATTATCAGCAGGTTTCTCAAAGACACCTGAAACAGCTGTTTATCCGGGGTGAAAATATCTTGCTCATCAGCATCAGACAATGA